From a single Solanum dulcamara chromosome 4, daSolDulc1.2, whole genome shotgun sequence genomic region:
- the LOC129886381 gene encoding protein ZINC INDUCED FACILITATOR-LIKE 1-like isoform X2 produces MLGRALTSVFWGTVADRYGRKPVIVFGTFVVVVFNTLFGLSVNFWMALITRFLLGFLNGLMGPIRAYSVEIFREEYQAMGMSTISSAWGIGLIIGPAIGGFLAQPAEKYPATFSKDSIFGRFPYFLPCLCISLFSLVVGIASFWLPETLHNHDTRVPPQSSYKALEAASDTKEGNESTPPKSLFKNWPLMSAIILYCIFALHDMAYSEIFSLWAETPRNFGGLSYSTVDVGEVLSISGCGLLVFQLTLYPLVEKYFGPIVIARVAGVLSIPLLACYPYIAMLSGTALSVAINFASLLKNALSICIITGTMILQNKAVDQRQRGAANGLAMTSQSFSKAIGPAGAGLLFSWAQKRLDASILPGAQMVYFVLNVIEAIGVLLTFKPFLVETQNTN; encoded by the exons ATGCTTGGAAGAGCTTTGACATCTGTCTTTTGGGGAACAGTGGCTGATCGATATGGACGAAAACCAGTTATAGTTTTCGGCACTTTTGTAGT GGTTGTTTTCAATACTCTCTTTGGTCTTAGTGTCAACTTTTGGATGGCTCTCATTACACGATTTCTTCTCGGTTTCTTAAATGGTTTGATGGGACCAATAAGG GCATATTCTGTGGAAATTTTTCGTGAAGAATATCAAGCAATGGGAATGTCTACG ATTAGTAGTGCATGGGGCATTGGATTGATTATTGGCCCAGCTATAGGAGGCTTCCTTGCTCAg CCTGCAGAGAAATATCCGGCTACATTCTCAAAGGATTCTATATTTGGGAG ATTTCCCTACTTCTTGCCTTGCTTGTGCATATCACTGTTTTCCTTGGTCGTGGGTATTGCTTCATTTTGGCTGCCG GAAACATTACACAATCATGATACAAGAGTGCCGCCTCAAAGTTCATACAAGGCTCTGGAGGCTGCATCTGATAcgaaagaaggaaatgaatcAACCCCCCCAAAGAGCCTTTTCAAGAACTGGCCATTGATGTCGGCTATCATCTTGTACTGTATCTTCGCTCTTCATGATATGGCTTACTCAGAG ATCTTCTCATTATGGGCTGAGACCCCCAGAAATTTTGGAGGCTTAAGTTATTCAACTGTTGATGTTGGTGAAGTACTGTCGATCTCAG GATGTGGCCTTCTAGTCTTTCAACTAACTCTGTATCCATTGGTTGAGAAGTATTTTGGTCCTATTGTCATTGCTCGAGTTGCAGGA GTTTTGTCAATTCCCTTGTTGGCATGTTACCCTTATATTGCTATGCTCTCTGGGACTGCCCTCTCTGTGGCGATAAATTTTGCAtccttgttgaagaatgcttTATCT ATCTGTATCATAACAGGGACGATGATATTGCAAAACAAAGCAGTG GACCAGCGACAACGTGGTGCTGCTAATGGACTAGCCATGACATCTCAGTCATTTTCCAAAGCTATCGGTCCAGCAGGGGCAGGACTACT CTTTTCTTGGGCACAAAAAAGGCTTGACGCTTCCATTCTTCCAG GTGCTCAAATGGTATACTTTGTGCTGAATGTGATTGAGGCAATTGGTGTGTTGCTGACATTCAAACCATTCCTAGTTGAAACACAAAATACTAATTAA
- the LOC129886383 gene encoding protein ZINC INDUCED FACILITATOR-LIKE 1-like isoform X2, whose amino-acid sequence MIKDFHIAKREEDISTYAGYVGSSFMLGRALTSVFWGTVADRYGRKPVIVFGTFVVVVFNTLFGLSVNFWMAIITRFLLGFLNGLIGPIKAYAAEIFREEYQALGMSTISTAWGIGLIIGPALGGFLAQPAEKYPDLFSKDSIFGRFPYFLPCLCISLFSLAVGIASFWLPETLHNHDSRMPPQSSYETLEAASDTKDGTESAPKENLFKNWPLMSSIILYCVFSLHDMAYTEIFSLWAVSPRKFGGLSYSTVDVGEVLSISGFGLLVFQLSLYPLFEKYIGPIVIARVAGVLSIPILTSYPYIAMLSGIALSVAINFASMIKNALSISIITGLFILQNKAVDQRQRGAANGIAMTAMSIFKALGPAGGGALFSWAQKRLDASILPGDQVVFFVLNVIEAIGVLLTFKPFLVEKQNT is encoded by the exons ATG ATAAAGGACTTTCACATTGCAAAGAGAGAGGAAGATATTAGTACATATGCAGGTTATGTAG GTTCTTCATTTATGCTTGGAAGAGCTTTGACATCTGTGTTTTGGGGAACAGTGGCTGATCGATACGGACGAAAACCAGTTATAGTTTTTGGCACTTTTGTAGT GGTTGTTTTCAATACTCTCTTTGGTCTTAGTGTCAACTTTTGGATGGCAATCATTACACGATTTCTTCTTGGCTTTTTAAATGGTTTGATTGGACCAATAAAG GCATATGCTGCAGAAATTTTTCGTGAAGAATATCAAGCACTGGGAATGTCAACG ATTAGTACTGCTTGGGGTATCGGATTGATTATTGGTCCAGCTTTAGGAGGCTTCCTTgctcag CCTGCAGAGAAATATCCGGACTTATTCTCAAAGGATTCTATATTTGGGAG ATTTCCCTACTTCTTGCCTTGCTTATGCATATCACTGTTTTCCTTGGCTGTGGGTATTGCTTCATTTTGGCTCCCG GAAACATTACACAATCATGATTCAAGAATGCCACCTCAAAGTTCATACGAGACTCTGGAGGCTGCATCAGATACAAAAGACGGAACTGAATCAGCCCCAAAAGAAAACCTTTTTAAGAACTGGCCATTGATGTCATCGATCATCTTATACTGTGTCTTTTCTCTTCATGATATGGCTTATACAGAG ATCTTCTCATTATGGGCTGTGAGCCCCAGAAAGTTTGGAGGCTTAAGTTATTCAACTGTTGATGTTGGTGAAGTATTGTCAATCTCAG GATTTGGCCTTCTAGTCTTTCAACTATCTCTATATCCATTGTTTGAGAAGTATATTGGCCCTATTGTCATTGCTCGAGTTGCAGGA GTTTTGTCAATTCCCATATTGACAAGTTACCCTTATATCGCCATGCTGTCTGGGATCGCCCTCTCTGTCGCAATAAATTTTGCATCAATGATCAAGAATGCTTTATCC ATCTCTATCATAACAGGGTTGTTCATATTGCAAAACAAAGCAGTG GACCAGCGACAACGTGGAGCTGCTAATGGAATTGCCATGACAGCAATGTCAATTTTTAAAGCTCTTGGTCCAGCAGGGGGAGGAGCACT TTTTTCTTGGGCACAAAAAAGGCTTGACGCTTCCATTCTTCCAG GTGATCAAGTGGTATTCTTTGTGCTGAATGTGATTGAGGCAATTGGTGTGTTGCTGACATTCAAACCATTCCTTGTTGAAAAACaaaatacttaa
- the LOC129886381 gene encoding protein ZINC INDUCED FACILITATOR-LIKE 1-like isoform X1, protein MAEELETVLINKKNYYENCPGCKVDLHKAGQTGLPIKELFTVWVVMLSGALPISSLFPFIYFMIRDFHIAKRQEDISTYAGYIGSSFMLGRALTSVFWGTVADRYGRKPVIVFGTFVVVVFNTLFGLSVNFWMALITRFLLGFLNGLMGPIRAYSVEIFREEYQAMGMSTISSAWGIGLIIGPAIGGFLAQPAEKYPATFSKDSIFGRFPYFLPCLCISLFSLVVGIASFWLPETLHNHDTRVPPQSSYKALEAASDTKEGNESTPPKSLFKNWPLMSAIILYCIFALHDMAYSEIFSLWAETPRNFGGLSYSTVDVGEVLSISGCGLLVFQLTLYPLVEKYFGPIVIARVAGVLSIPLLACYPYIAMLSGTALSVAINFASLLKNALSICIITGTMILQNKAVDQRQRGAANGLAMTSQSFSKAIGPAGAGLLFSWAQKRLDASILPGAQMVYFVLNVIEAIGVLLTFKPFLVETQNTN, encoded by the exons ATGGCGGAAGAATTAGAAACTGTGCTgattaataagaaaaattacTACGAGAATTGTCCGGGTTGTAAAGTGGATCTACACAAAGCGGGTCAAACGGGTTTACCCATTAAAGAGCTCTTCACTGTATGGGTTGTCATGCTTAGCGGAG cacttccaatatcatctctctttccatttatttatttcatg ATAAGGGACTTTCACATTGCAAAGAGACAGGAAGATATTAGTACATATGCAGGTTATATAG GTTCTTCATTTATGCTTGGAAGAGCTTTGACATCTGTCTTTTGGGGAACAGTGGCTGATCGATATGGACGAAAACCAGTTATAGTTTTCGGCACTTTTGTAGT GGTTGTTTTCAATACTCTCTTTGGTCTTAGTGTCAACTTTTGGATGGCTCTCATTACACGATTTCTTCTCGGTTTCTTAAATGGTTTGATGGGACCAATAAGG GCATATTCTGTGGAAATTTTTCGTGAAGAATATCAAGCAATGGGAATGTCTACG ATTAGTAGTGCATGGGGCATTGGATTGATTATTGGCCCAGCTATAGGAGGCTTCCTTGCTCAg CCTGCAGAGAAATATCCGGCTACATTCTCAAAGGATTCTATATTTGGGAG ATTTCCCTACTTCTTGCCTTGCTTGTGCATATCACTGTTTTCCTTGGTCGTGGGTATTGCTTCATTTTGGCTGCCG GAAACATTACACAATCATGATACAAGAGTGCCGCCTCAAAGTTCATACAAGGCTCTGGAGGCTGCATCTGATAcgaaagaaggaaatgaatcAACCCCCCCAAAGAGCCTTTTCAAGAACTGGCCATTGATGTCGGCTATCATCTTGTACTGTATCTTCGCTCTTCATGATATGGCTTACTCAGAG ATCTTCTCATTATGGGCTGAGACCCCCAGAAATTTTGGAGGCTTAAGTTATTCAACTGTTGATGTTGGTGAAGTACTGTCGATCTCAG GATGTGGCCTTCTAGTCTTTCAACTAACTCTGTATCCATTGGTTGAGAAGTATTTTGGTCCTATTGTCATTGCTCGAGTTGCAGGA GTTTTGTCAATTCCCTTGTTGGCATGTTACCCTTATATTGCTATGCTCTCTGGGACTGCCCTCTCTGTGGCGATAAATTTTGCAtccttgttgaagaatgcttTATCT ATCTGTATCATAACAGGGACGATGATATTGCAAAACAAAGCAGTG GACCAGCGACAACGTGGTGCTGCTAATGGACTAGCCATGACATCTCAGTCATTTTCCAAAGCTATCGGTCCAGCAGGGGCAGGACTACT CTTTTCTTGGGCACAAAAAAGGCTTGACGCTTCCATTCTTCCAG GTGCTCAAATGGTATACTTTGTGCTGAATGTGATTGAGGCAATTGGTGTGTTGCTGACATTCAAACCATTCCTAGTTGAAACACAAAATACTAATTAA
- the LOC129886383 gene encoding protein ZINC INDUCED FACILITATOR-LIKE 1-like isoform X1: protein MAGELETLLNKKEHYYYENCPGCKVDLNKSSQTGLPIKELFTIWVVILGTALPISSLFPFLYFMIKDFHIAKREEDISTYAGYVGSSFMLGRALTSVFWGTVADRYGRKPVIVFGTFVVVVFNTLFGLSVNFWMAIITRFLLGFLNGLIGPIKAYAAEIFREEYQALGMSTISTAWGIGLIIGPALGGFLAQPAEKYPDLFSKDSIFGRFPYFLPCLCISLFSLAVGIASFWLPETLHNHDSRMPPQSSYETLEAASDTKDGTESAPKENLFKNWPLMSSIILYCVFSLHDMAYTEIFSLWAVSPRKFGGLSYSTVDVGEVLSISGFGLLVFQLSLYPLFEKYIGPIVIARVAGVLSIPILTSYPYIAMLSGIALSVAINFASMIKNALSISIITGLFILQNKAVDQRQRGAANGIAMTAMSIFKALGPAGGGALFSWAQKRLDASILPGDQVVFFVLNVIEAIGVLLTFKPFLVEKQNT from the exons atggCGGGCGAATTAGAGACACTGCTGAATAAGAAAGAGCATTATTACTACGAGAATTGTCCGGGTTGTAAAGTGGATCTAAACAAGTCGAGTCAAACGGGTTTGCCCATTAAGGAGCTCTTCACTATATGGGTTGTCATCCTTGGCACAG cacttccaatatcatctctCTTTCCATTTCTTTATTTCATG ATAAAGGACTTTCACATTGCAAAGAGAGAGGAAGATATTAGTACATATGCAGGTTATGTAG GTTCTTCATTTATGCTTGGAAGAGCTTTGACATCTGTGTTTTGGGGAACAGTGGCTGATCGATACGGACGAAAACCAGTTATAGTTTTTGGCACTTTTGTAGT GGTTGTTTTCAATACTCTCTTTGGTCTTAGTGTCAACTTTTGGATGGCAATCATTACACGATTTCTTCTTGGCTTTTTAAATGGTTTGATTGGACCAATAAAG GCATATGCTGCAGAAATTTTTCGTGAAGAATATCAAGCACTGGGAATGTCAACG ATTAGTACTGCTTGGGGTATCGGATTGATTATTGGTCCAGCTTTAGGAGGCTTCCTTgctcag CCTGCAGAGAAATATCCGGACTTATTCTCAAAGGATTCTATATTTGGGAG ATTTCCCTACTTCTTGCCTTGCTTATGCATATCACTGTTTTCCTTGGCTGTGGGTATTGCTTCATTTTGGCTCCCG GAAACATTACACAATCATGATTCAAGAATGCCACCTCAAAGTTCATACGAGACTCTGGAGGCTGCATCAGATACAAAAGACGGAACTGAATCAGCCCCAAAAGAAAACCTTTTTAAGAACTGGCCATTGATGTCATCGATCATCTTATACTGTGTCTTTTCTCTTCATGATATGGCTTATACAGAG ATCTTCTCATTATGGGCTGTGAGCCCCAGAAAGTTTGGAGGCTTAAGTTATTCAACTGTTGATGTTGGTGAAGTATTGTCAATCTCAG GATTTGGCCTTCTAGTCTTTCAACTATCTCTATATCCATTGTTTGAGAAGTATATTGGCCCTATTGTCATTGCTCGAGTTGCAGGA GTTTTGTCAATTCCCATATTGACAAGTTACCCTTATATCGCCATGCTGTCTGGGATCGCCCTCTCTGTCGCAATAAATTTTGCATCAATGATCAAGAATGCTTTATCC ATCTCTATCATAACAGGGTTGTTCATATTGCAAAACAAAGCAGTG GACCAGCGACAACGTGGAGCTGCTAATGGAATTGCCATGACAGCAATGTCAATTTTTAAAGCTCTTGGTCCAGCAGGGGGAGGAGCACT TTTTTCTTGGGCACAAAAAAGGCTTGACGCTTCCATTCTTCCAG GTGATCAAGTGGTATTCTTTGTGCTGAATGTGATTGAGGCAATTGGTGTGTTGCTGACATTCAAACCATTCCTTGTTGAAAAACaaaatacttaa